The Fragaria vesca subsp. vesca linkage group LG2, FraVesHawaii_1.0, whole genome shotgun sequence genome includes a window with the following:
- the LOC101294518 gene encoding uncharacterized protein At4g28440-like — MSSTTTNKAGAASAQQSNAKPGLRKPVFVKVSDLKPGTSGHTLVVKVINATTVLQKGRSVSQHLRHTRISECLIGDETGTILFTARNEQVDLMKPDTTVILRNAKIDMFKGSMRLAVDKWGRIEVTEPAKFVVKENNNLSLVEYELVSVVEE, encoded by the exons ATGTCGTCGACGACCACCAACAAAGCGGGAGCGGCGTCGGCCCAGCAGAGCAATGCGAAGCCGGGGCTCCGGAAGCCCGTGTTCGTCAAGGTGAGCGATCTCAAGCCCGGAACGAGTGGCCACACTCTCGTCGTCAAGGTCATCAACGCCACCACCGTCTTGCAGAAGGGCCGATCGGTGTCGCAGCACCTCCGCCACACCCGAATCTCAGAGTGCCTCATTGGTGATGAGACCGGGACCATTCTCTTCACTGCCAGAAATGAGCAAG TTGATTTGATGAAGCCTGATACCACTGTTATTCTCCGCAATGCTAAGATCGACATGTTTAAGGGATCCATGAGGCTAGCAGTTGACAAATGGGGCCGTATTGAGGTGACTGAGCCTGCAAAGTTTGTAGTGAAGGAGAACAACAATCTCTCTTTAGTTGAATATGAGCTGGTGAGTGTTGTGGAGGAATGA
- the LOC101294224 gene encoding uncharacterized protein At4g28440-like — MSSTTTNKAGTASAQQSNAKPGLRKPVFVKVSDLKPGTSGHTLVVKVINATTVLQKGRSVSQHLRQSRISECLIGDETGTILFTARNEQVDLMKPDSTVIIRNAKIDMFKGSMRLAVDKWGRIEVTEPAKFVVKDNNNLSLVEYELVSVVEE, encoded by the exons ATGTCGTCGACGACCACCAACAAAGCGGGAACGGCGTCAGCCCAGCAGAGCAACGCGAAGCCAGGGCTCCGAAAGCCCGTGTTCGTCAAGGTGAGCGATCTCAAGCCCGGAACGAGCGGCCACACTCTCGTCGTCAAGGTCATCAACGCCACCACGGTGTTGCAGAAGGGCCGATCGGTGTCGCAGCATCTCCGCCAGAGCCGAATCTCCGAGTGCCTCATTGGGGATGAGACCGGGACCATTCTCTTCACTGCTAGAAATGAGCAAG TTGATTTGATGAAGCCTGACTCCACTGTTATTATCCGCAATGCTAAGATCGACATGTTTAAGGGATCCATGAGGCTAGCAGTTGACAAATGGGGCCGTATTGAGGTGACTGAGCCTGCAAAGTTTGTAGTAAAGGATAACAACAATCTCTCTTTAGTTGAATATGAGCTGGTTAGTGTTGTGGAGGAATGA
- the LOC101295680 gene encoding MADS-box transcription factor PHERES 2-like, which translates to MVRSNSRLSWDLIQNERSRKVTFRKRKTGLLKKAYELNTLCDVKGCVIIYESNSDGQLLQPEIYPKQEEVKQIINKYASCSSKRVHNLEDFYAEKIEQLQTKIKKLRRKNDELQFPTCDDRMNALSLDQLLSLAQKLDHKIEAVRRSMQCAINHEGRLGPMPLYHNGRALPEEQSSAQAQGLFYDNLDHQMLAFDSRMLAFEHQSNNGWNHSAGMTPLAEYAPLTLTLPPNCHDVTFHNHAPPYPMSTSALFPPHFVSSDKLPLSLGSAQQPSLENTNVSSSQSPEDLRRLEGDI; encoded by the coding sequence ATGGTTCGATCCAATTCAAGGTTATCTTGGGACCTAATACAGAATGAAAGGTCTCGCAAGGTTACGTTTCGAAAAAGAAAGACTGGATTGTTGAAGAAAGCTTATGAGTTGAACACTCTTTGTGATGTGAAGGGGTGCGTGATCATATACGAAAGCAATTCTGATGGCCAATTGCTCCAACCCGAAATCTATCCAAAACAGGAGGAGGTGAAGCAAATCATCAATAAGTATGCATCTTGTTCATCGAAGAGAGTTCACAATTTGGAGGACTTCTACGCCGAGAAAATTGAACAACTGCAAACAAAGATTAAGAAACTACGCCGGAAGAATGATGAACTTCAGTTTCCAACGTGCGATGATAGGATGAATGCGCTATCATTAGATCAATTGCTTAGTCTTGCACAAAAGCTGGATCACAAAATTGAAGCTGTAAGGAGATCGATGCAGTGTGCTATTAATCATGAAGGTAGACTAGGGCCAATGCCTTTGTATCACAATGGCAGGGCTCTACCGGAGGAGCAGAGCTCTGCACAAGCGCAAGGCTTGTTTTATGACAATCTTGATCATCAGATGCTCGCATTCGATTCTCGGATGCTTGCATTCGAGCATCAGAGCAACAATGGTTGGAATCATTCCGCAGGCATGACTCCGTTGGCCGAGTATGCTCCATTGACATTAACCTTGCCGCCGAACTGTCATGATGTAACATTCCATAACCATGCACCACCATATCCGATGTCGACAAGTGCTCTATTTCCTCCACACTTTGTTTCATCTGATAAGCTTCCTCTATCTCTTGGTTCAGCCCAGCAACCAAGTCTGGAGAACACCAATGTTTCATCATCTCAGTCTCCTGAAGACTTGAGAAGGCTTGAGGGTGATATCTAG